The proteins below come from a single Gimesia alba genomic window:
- a CDS encoding DUF1559 domain-containing protein, whose protein sequence is MNHGSNQKRGNMRLPLWNGSRRRGFTVLELLVTFGVITTLVSLILPAVGSAREAARQLQCKNQLKQIGLALHSYHETSGCLPAGWQWENSKNSIYGWAVPLLPYLEQRAIYDQIDRNLVIGHPSNQLARSVSIANFQCPSDIVDPTFMLYEENVVSATMVPLIELPTDSYVGVYGTVEADDGIPAPPGDGTFRESIPIRFAQLERGLSNTIIVGERTMAQVPSTWLGVDYSGEDAACRIVGSAMTSPNCKLCDECEFSSRHPGGSLFLWGDGRVRILSESLDTLTYQQLARRANSL, encoded by the coding sequence ATGAATCATGGATCGAATCAGAAGAGAGGAAATATGCGGCTTCCGCTGTGGAATGGTTCTCGACGCCGTGGTTTTACAGTGCTGGAACTGTTGGTAACCTTTGGTGTGATCACCACTCTAGTCAGTCTGATTCTTCCCGCCGTTGGTTCTGCCCGTGAAGCAGCACGTCAGTTACAGTGTAAAAATCAACTCAAACAAATCGGCCTGGCGCTACACTCTTATCACGAGACCAGTGGATGTTTACCTGCTGGCTGGCAGTGGGAAAACTCGAAAAATTCCATCTATGGCTGGGCAGTTCCCTTGTTACCCTATCTGGAACAACGGGCCATTTATGATCAAATCGATCGAAATCTGGTGATCGGTCACCCCTCCAATCAGCTTGCTCGAAGTGTTTCGATTGCAAACTTTCAGTGTCCATCAGATATCGTTGATCCCACGTTTATGCTTTATGAGGAAAATGTAGTCAGCGCGACGATGGTCCCGCTCATTGAGCTTCCGACGGATAGTTATGTTGGTGTTTATGGAACAGTCGAGGCAGACGATGGTATACCAGCACCTCCGGGAGATGGGACTTTTCGTGAATCAATCCCGATTCGTTTTGCCCAGTTAGAGCGTGGTTTAAGTAATACAATCATTGTTGGTGAAAGAACAATGGCGCAGGTGCCTTCAACCTGGTTGGGGGTAGACTATTCAGGAGAGGATGCCGCATGCCGCATTGTGGGCAGTGCAATGACCTCGCCTAACTGTAAACTCTGCGATGAGTGTGAATTTTCCAGTCGGCATCCCGGTGGTTCGCTTTTTTTGTGGGGAGATGGCAGAGTTCGAATTCTCTCCGAATCGCTGGATACGTTGACCTACCAGCAACTGGCTCGCAGGGCAAATTCGCTTTGA